Proteins from a single region of Apium graveolens cultivar Ventura chromosome 7, ASM990537v1, whole genome shotgun sequence:
- the LOC141673647 gene encoding uncharacterized protein LOC141673647 gives MTGYKIRLPLTNNEAEYEALLAGMELARSLEAKHLMAFSDSMLVVKHFTGEYEQRDPRTKTYAAKVRDASLSFETFELSQIGRENNARADALSRLASAETQNLTGSIYLTEGKTPSIEKKECLEIHQGNDWMIPLRNFQEKGILPPDRREALKIKYRASSYTIIKGQMYRRSVSQPLLRCLNIEEQRQALDAVHEGICGEHLVGRSLAFKILRQGFFWPTLKADAINYVKRCVQCQLFATVPK, from the coding sequence ATGACAGGCTATAAGATTCGACTTCCCTTGACGAACAATGAAGCCGAGTACGAGGCACTCCTCGCAGGGATGGAGCTGGCCCGAAGCCTTGAGGCGAAGCATCTAATGGCCTTCAGCGACTCCATGCTGGTTGTAAAACACTTCACGGGGGAATATGAGCAAAGAGATCCTCGAACAAAAACCTATGCTGCCAAGGTAAGAGATGCCTCTTTGTCATTTGAAACCTTTGAGCTAAGTCAAATTGGCAGAGAAAACAATGCTCGGGCAGACGCCCTTTCCAGGCTAGCTTCGGCCGAGACACAGAACCTAACTGGTTCTATTTACCTCACCGAAGGCAAGACGCCTTCGATCGAGAAGAAAGAATGTCTGGAGATTCACCAGGGAAACGATTGGATGATCCCGCTCAGGAACTTTCAGGAGAAAGGCATTCTACCTCCAGACCGAAGGGAGGCGCTAAAAATAAAATACAGAGCGTCGAGCTACACAATTATTAAGGGGCAGATGTATCGCCGATCAGTTAGTCAACCCCTTCTGCGATGTTTAAATATCGAAGAACAGCGACAGGCTCTAGATGCGGTGCACGAAGGAATTTGCGGCGAGCACCTGGTCGGTCGGTCCCTCGCCTTTAAAATTCTCCGACAGGGATTCTTCTGGCCCACCCTGAAGGCCGACGCCATCAACTATGTAAAAAGGTGTGTACAGTGCCAACTGTTCGCCACTGTCCCAAAATAG
- the LOC141673648 gene encoding uncharacterized protein LOC141673648 yields MAYGTEALISVEVGLESYRTETYNVETNSFGLRANVDLLEEEREAAHQRNMKYLLQAAQHYDSNIKKRSFGVGDLVLRELAASMAAKQGKLQPNWEGPYKVIEVVRPGTYKLETLPGEAIKNTWHASRLRKFYQ; encoded by the coding sequence ATGGCCTATGGAACCGAAGCCCTGATTTCAGTCGAAGTAGGCTTGGAATCATATCGAACTGAAACCTACAATGTAGAAACTAATAGCTTCGGGCTAAGGGCGAACGTAGACTTATTGGAGGAGGAAAGAGAAGCCGCCCACCAAAGAAACATGAAATACTTGCTACAAGCGGCACAACATTATGACTCCAATATCAAGAAGAGGTCTTTCGGAGTCGGAGACCTAGTCCTAAGGGAGCTGGCCGCATCTATGGCGGCCAAACAAGGAAAGCTTCAGCCTAACTGGGAGGGGCCCTATAAGGTGATCGAGGTCGTTCGGCCCGGAACATACAAGCTTGAAACATTACCGGGCGAAGCAATCAAAAACACTTGGCACGCCAGTCGCCTTCGGAAATTTTATCAGTAA